A window of Rhododendron vialii isolate Sample 1 chromosome 11a, ASM3025357v1 contains these coding sequences:
- the LOC131307511 gene encoding auxin transporter-like protein 2 — translation MESEKVVETVVAGNYVAMETEGGKRKDMKTRVYNLFWHGGSVYDAWFSCASNQVAQVLLTLPYSFSQLGMLSGVLFQIFYGLMGSWTAYLISTLYVEYRTRKEREKVDFRNHVIQWFEVLDGLLGKHWRNVGLAFNCTFLLFGSVIQLIACASNIYYINDNLDKRTWTYIFGACCATTVFVPSFRNYRIWSFLGLLMTTYTAWYLTIASLLHGQVEGVKHSGPAKMVLYFTGATNILYTFGGHAVTVEIMHAMWKPQKFKAIYLFATLYVMTLTLPSASAVYWAFGDLLLNHSNAFALLPTSPFRDMAVILMLIHQFITFGFACTPLYFVWEKAIGMHECKSLCKRAAARLPVVIPIWFLAIIFPFFGPINSTVGSLLVSFTVYIIPALAHMITFKSAAARESAVEQPPRFLGRWAGAYTINVFVVVWVFVVGFGFGGWASMTNFIRQIDTFGLFTKCYQCPPPQFPLPPHLNSTALAPSPANFYHHL, via the exons atggagtcTGAGAAAGTTGTGGAGACGGTGGTTGCAGGGAATTATGTGGCGATGGAGACTGAAGGAGGGAAGCGTAAGGACATGAAGACGAGGGTTTATAACCTCTTCTGGCATGGTGGCTCTGTTTATGATGCTTGGTTTAGCTGTGCTTCAAATCAG GTGGCTCAGGTGCTGCTGACACTGCCATACTCATTTTCACAGCTTGGGATGCTCTCTGGTGTCCTATTCCAGATCTTCTACGGGTTGATGGGTAGCTGGACAGCTTATCTTATCAGCACTCTCTATGTGGAGTACAGAACcagaaaagaaagggagaaagTTGATTTCAGAAACCATGTCATTCAG TGGTTTGAGGTTCTTGATGGGTTGCTTGGAAAGCATTGGAGGAACGTGGGTTTGGCATTTAATTGCACTTTTCTTCTGTTTGGATCTGTTATTCAACTCATTGCCTGCGCAAG CAATATATATTACATAAATGACAATCTGGACAAGAGAACCTGGACTTACATCTTCGGAGCTTGTTGTGCAACCACTGTCTTCGTCCCTTCATTTCGCAACTACCGAATCTGGTCCTTCCTGGGGTTATTAATGACCACTTACACAGCTTGGTACCTAACCATTGCTTCACTACTCCATGGGCAG GTGGAGGGGGTGAAACATTCAGGACCAGCCAAGATGGTACTCTACTTCACAGGGGCCACAAACATTCTCTACACCTTCGGGGGACATGCCGTTACTGT AGAGATCATGCATGCGATGTGGAAGCCACAAAAGTTCAAGGCCATATACTTGTTCGCTACCCTCTATGTGATGACTTTGACCCTTCCCTCCGCATCAGCTGTTTACTGGGCATTTGGGGACTTGCTTCTCAACCACTCCAATGCTTTTGCTCTCCTCCCAACATCTCCCTTCAGAGATATGGCTGTCATTCTCATGCTCATCCATCAG TTTATTACATTTGGATTTGCATGCACCCCTTTGTATTTCGTGTGGGAGAAGGCCATAGGGATGCACGAATGCAAAAGCTTGTGTAAGCGTGCGGCAGCGAGATTGCCTGTTGTTATCCCCATATGGTTCTTGGCCATCATCTTCCCCTTCTTTGGTCCCATCAACTCCACCGTCGGATCGCTCCTCGTTAGCTTCACAGTCTACATAATCCCCGCTCTCGCCCACATGATCACCTTCAAATCAGCCGCTGCCCGCGAG AGTGCGGTGGAGCAACCGCCGAGGTTCTTGGGACGGTGGGCCGGCGCGTACACGATCaatgtgtttgtggtggtgTGGGTATTTGTTGTTGGGTTTGGATTCGGCGGATGGGCTAGCATGACAAACTTCATCCGCCAAATTGACACATTTGGTTTGTTCACCAAGTGCTACCAGTGCCCTCCTCCCCAGTTCCCATTACCGCCACACCTCAACTCCACCGCTCTTGCTCCATCACCAGCCAACTTCTACCACCACCTGTGA